The DNA region GGCGCCTCAGCTTCCTCGACGGGATGCCCAACACGGCGCTCACCTCCACGGTCGACACCGAGGCGGGCACTCCCGCGTTCGACCTGACGATTCGCGCCGGCGTGTTGCGCGAGACCGTGTCGGAGTTCCTCACGACCAAGGAGCGCACCTGCTTCGACTTCAGCGGCTCCGATCGGACCGTGGCGGTGGAGGCGGGCACGCTCGATGCCATCGTGTACGTCCTGCTTCATGAAGCGACGCACATGGTTGACGGCGCGATGGGACTCACCCCCCGTGAAGCCGCGCCTCGGGCCAGCGAGGGCGCGCTGCTGACCACCGGCGTGTGGACCGACAGGCTGACCATCGCGGGTCCGTATGCGAACCCGCTGCTCGACGGGCTGGCCTATCGCCGAGGCGGTCGTCCGGTGGCGGCGTCCGACGCGCACGAGGTGTACGCCGCGCTGCGGCGCACGCCCTTCGCATCGTTGTACGGCAGCAGCAACTGGCACGACGATGTGGCCGAGCTCGTGGCATGGCACCACCTCACGAGTCGCTTGAAGCAGCCGTATCGCATTCTCGTGCGCGAACGCGGGCATGACGTGCTGGTGTACGAGCCCATGGCGTCGCCGCTGGTCCAGCGGCGGCTACGGTTGCTGCCGTCGATGTACGACGCTCCGCAAGGCCATGGAAACTGAGACTGGCCACGCCGACGTGGCGACGGAGAGTGAAGACGCACGCCGAGTACGCGTGGCTGCCGTACGAGACCTGCCTCGAGCGCATGCACCGCCGGGGCCTGAAGGGACGGGCTGCGGGCGGCGTCCAGGACGGCCATCGACACGCCAGAAGCACGAAGCCCGGCACGGGGCCGGGCTTCTGATGCTGACTGGATGTGCCTACGCCTTGCGTCGTCGGACTCAGATGAAGCGGGTGCCTGATTCGGATGACGCGTACGGGATGCGGTACGAGTAGCACGCGCCACCACCGGCCTGCGCTTCGAACCACAGTTGCCCGCCCATGCGTCCGAGCAGTTCGCTCGCGATGGAGAGTCCGAACATCGACGCGCCGTCGTCGGGGGGCTCCTGGAGGGCTGCGGCGCTCGGTCGTCGCACGTCCGACGCTCGATCGTGGCAGTGCCCGGCATCGCAGACGCTACAGACGACGCCGCCAGGACCAGTGACCAGCTGCACGAGGACGATGCCATCTTCCCGCGAGTGACTGAGGGCCTGCGAGAGCAGGTTGTCGGCGAGCACGGCGATCGCCACGCGGTCGCCCCAGACCGGCGGGACGTTGTCCGCCGATCTGTAGACGATGCCGATGCGCTTCCGCTCCGCCCCGCTCGCGTAGTAGTCACAGGCGCGCTTCATGAGCCTGGCGATGTCGACGGCCTCGAAGCGCAGCGGGAACTTGCCGGGCGGCGACACCTGCAACAACCGGCCCAACGTGTGCTGCATGAGGTTGCCGAGGTGCCGAAGACCGGCGATCCAGATCGGCACCTCCGGGTCCGGATGCTCCTTGAGCGTGTCGGCCAGCAGATCGAGGGTGGCGTTGCCGACCGACAGATAGCTCGTGAGCGCGTGCGCCATCAGGCCCGAGGTGGACGGGTCACCGACCGGAATGCGGTCGAGTTCCTCGAGCGCGTCGGCAAGGTGGGCGACCGCAACCTCGATCGCCCCGATGGCGGCCGAACGGGCCTCTGTCGTCATCAGACGTCTCCTCGCGTCCGCGCCGCGTGCGTCGACAGGACGTGGCGTGGCACGGTGCGTGTCGAGGCCTCACCGATGCTGCCCGCTGCGGGCCGGCCTGCCGGGCGATCGGTGGGCCGTGCCTGGAGGTGCGGTCGGCGTGCCGGCTGCCAACGCCGTCGCCGCGCAGACCAGGCAGTGCTCAGCGCCGTCGCCCACCACCGCCGCGACGCATGCCACCGCCGTAGCTGCCGTAACTGCCGCTGCGCGGCACGCTGCTGCCGCCGCTCCTGTAGCTGCCCTGGTCGCGCGTCCGTTGGCTACCCTCGGCCCTCGCCCGCGCGTCACGATCGAGCTGGCTGGTGGTGGCGCGATCGGCGGGCGCCGGGGACGGGCTCGTCTCGGGTCGGGTGGTCCGCGGCTGCTGGTCGGGGCGGGGCCCCGGCTGCCTGTCGGTGTTCGACCAGTCGCCGTTGTCGTACTTCTGCCATGTGCCGTCCTGGCGACGATAGACGTTGCCATCCCGACCGGCATACACGTCGCCGCTGCTGCCGACGCCCACCGCGCCCTGATCGCCGCGCCGCGTGATTGCCGCGCCATCGTCGGTCCGGATCGTCCGGGTGGTGGTGCCGGTACGACGGTTCGTATAGCGCTGGGTGGCCGCCCAGTCGTCACCGCGCTGGACCGCCGTCGATCCCCAGCTGCCGTAGACGTTCGATCCCTGGCGCGTCCCGGCGTACGTCCCGGTCCGAGGGTTGTAGGCGTGAGCAACCCCACGCGCGCCGTAGGGACCATAGGCTGCGGCGCCGCGCGCATAGGTGCCGGTGCGCGGGTTGTAGCGCGCACCAACGCCGGCCCCGCCATAGGGTCCGTAGACCGCGGCGCTGCGCCCATAGGCACCGGTCCACGGGTTGTACCAGGCGGAGTACCCGTAGGTGGGGAAGTGCGGGTAGTAGTACGGATACATCCCGCCGTACCCCCAGTACGGCGGGTAGTACCAGCCGGTCCCCCAGACCGCGCAGCCCCACGCCACCATCATGCCGGTGTATCCGGCCGCCGCGGCAAACACCACCCAGTCATCGTCATCGTCGTCCTCGACGGTGACGTAGGTGACGTGGTGCGCGGGCGAACTCGCGGGAATCTGGTAGATCGCCTCCGGCACCGACTCGGCGACCTGCCACGGACCGGTCGCGGTCTTGCCGACGAACCACACGCCCTGGTAGCACATGTAGTAGGCATCGCCGACCTTGAACACGTCCTTGTCCGTGTTCACGGCGCGCGTCACCGTCGTCTTCTCGATCGGCGCGAACTGCGCCGCGTCGCCGTTGTAGGTCACCTCGGGTGCCACCAGCGTCTTCTTGTTGACGCGAGCCGTCTCCGGGACCGACGCGAGCAGGACCGCCTCGGCTGCCTGATCGGTGCCCGGCACCGACGCCAGGACGCGCGAGCGCTCGTGCTCGAGCGGGATCTTCTTGAAGTCCTCCGGCAACGACGGCGTCGCGAACGACCATGGTCCGCTGAAGTCCGGCGCCGAGAACCAGCGGCCTGCGACGAGGTAGTACACAGTGCCGGCCTTGCCCACCCGGAAGACGTCGCTCTCGGTGTTGCTGACCCACAGCAGCTGCGACGCGCCGGGGACGGCGACGTAGCGGGGCGCGCCGGTCAGCAGAATCAGCTCGCCTGGTGTGGTGGCCAGGAACACCTTCGGCGCCGCGGTGAGCTTTCGCCCCGGCAGCGCCGCCTTCACCTGAGCCCAGTTCTGGTCGGCCGGCAACTTCCCGAAGCTGCTCGGCAGGGTGCCCGCAGGCAGCCAGGGACCCTTGATGTCGGTCGAGGTGAGCCACGCGTCGTCGTTGCGGAGGTAGAGCGTCTTCGTGGGCGTGTGCTGAAAGAGGTCCCAGTTGGTGTTGACCACGTACTTCAGGTCGTTGTCCTTGATGGGACTCCAGATCGGATCGCCGTCGAGGTTGACCACCACCGCCGGGGTCGTGCTGAAGAAGATGGTCGGCGGGTCGGCCTTGAGGCCCTCGACGTTCCTGGGCACCACCTGGCTCTTGTCGATGTACGCCAGCACGCGGTCGAGCGCGATGACCCGCTCGTCGTTCGGGATCGCCTTCTCGATCGCCGCCGTCAGATCCCGCACCTGCTCCCTGGGAAGCGTCTGGAAGTTCGCCTCGGCGATGTCGATCGGGTCGAACTTGACCAGACGGTCGGACACCGAGGCGCGCGTCCTCGCCTCGAGTCGAATCGTTCCCAGGACCGGCTTGCCGGTGGCCTGTGCCGACGCCCGGTAGGCCACTGCGCTGTAGGCCACCATCTGTCGCTGGTCTCGCCAGCTCGCGATCTGCGGTTGGTACACCACGATGCTGCCGCCGCTCGCGAGCGGGTAGGTGCGCGGCCAGCCGCCGTCGATTGACGTCGCGTCGGCGGCGCCGGTCCCGGGCGGACGCGTCGCGGCGGCTGCACCCGTCGGCGGCCTCTGCCCCGCGCCCTGTGCGCCCGCTGCGACGGCCGTCGAACGTGTGGGCGTGGGCGGCGATTGCGCCGCAGCGACAATCAGCATCGAGGGATCGAGCAGGAGGCTGACTGCGGCCACAGCGGCTACGGCGGATTCGGCGGGCTTCTTTCGACGCATGTCGCAGTCCTCGATGTCGTTGTCGAGGAAGGCATGAGCATGGACCGTGCCCGGACCGGCTCCGGGACCGGGCTGGGTCGCAGGCCGCGTCAGCGCCGTGATTTCCCTCACCGGGCGCGTCGAGGCCGTGCGGCACCATGCGTCCCGGCTCCGCTGAACCGGAGCTTCTACGACATGCCGGACGTGGGCCGTCGCGGCCACGCGCGCGAGGCGCCTGTCGCGATGGCGGCAGGACGACGCCACTGTCATGGAGGTCGGCAACCGTCACGCAACGTCATCGGACGCTCGATCCGCAGGCGGGCAACGGCTCGCGGCTTGCACTGGCTCCTCGTGTCAGAGAGACTGCCACCGACAGGAGGTGGGGTATGCCCATGAAGAACGCGTGGCTGGTCATCGCGCTGCTGCTCGCGCCGGCGCCGGCCGTGGCGCAGGCCGGGGGCTCGGCCCAGGCAGCCGCGGGGTCTGCCGACAAGGCGTTGAACCTCAGCGCCTACGCCGAGCTCCTGCGCAGCGACGTGCGTGCCCAGAAGGTCGCGATCCTCACCGAGGTGATGGGCTTCACTCCGGAAGAGGACGCGGCATTCTGGCCCATCTACCGGGAATATGAAGCCGACATGGCGCGGCTCGGTGACGAGCGGCTGGCCAACATCCAGCAGTTCGCGACCACCTTCGACACGCTCACCGAGGATGGCGCCGCACGGATCGCGGCAAAGGCAATCGACCTCGACGCGCGCCGCAGCGCCGCACTGGCGCGCTGCCACGACAAGGTGAAGTCCGCCCTGTCGGCGCGGACGGCGCTACGTTTCCTGCAGGTCGAGCACCAGCTGCAACTGCTGATCGACCTGCAGATTGCCGCCTCACTGCCGGTCGCCCCCATCGTCAAGGAGTGAACGATGCCCAGCCGAACGATCCACGTGCTCGCGATGATGCTCGCGGCAGTCGGCAGCGTGTGCCTCCACGCCGACAGCGTCAAGCTGAGGTCCGGCAAGCTGATCGAGGGCGTCTTCGTCGGCGCCGACAGCCGCAGCGTGCGCCTGTTGCTCGATGACGGCACCGTCAGCGAGATCCCGATCACCGAGGCAGCCTCGGTGACCTTCGATTCGCGCAAGACGAGCGGGTCGCCGGCGCCGGCGCCGCGCACGACAGCGCCGGCCAGGCCCGCGGCCGCCCCGAAAGCCGCTGCCGCCCCCGCCCGCACAGTGCCCGCGGGCACGCCCATCAACGTCCGCCTCACGCAGGCAATCGATGTGGACGTCTCGCGCGCCGGCCAGAACTTCAAGGGCATCGTCGACGACCCCGTGATGGTGAACGGCGTGATCGTGATCCCTCGCGGCGCGTCTGCCTTCCTGCAGGCCGTGCAGGTCTCGCAGTCCGGCGCCATGAAGGGGAGCGACAAGATCACGCTGAAGCTCAATGCCGTCGGCTTCGGCGGGATGGTGTACGAGGTGACGAGCGCCTATGTCGAGACCAAGGGCAAGGGCGAGGGGCGGCGCACGGCCCGCAAGATCGGCGGTGGCGCCGGATTGGGTGCCATCGTCGGCGGCATCGCGGGCGGCGGGGAAGGGGCGGCCATCGGCGCGGCCATCGGCGGGGTGACCGGCGCCGCGGTCTCGTCAGGTGGCGAGGAGCACCTCAAGATCCCCGCCGAGACCCGCGTCCAGTTCCAGTTGACCGCGGCCGTCACCATCACGTGAGGCGACGTCCGGGCGCGGGCTCACGGGACTTTCGGGCGGAACAGTCCCAGCCTCGCCATGCGGGTCTCGAGTGTGGTGGGCGGCAGCCCGAGTTGCTCGGCCGCTCCGCCGGTGCCGCGAATGCGCCAGTTGACGCTGTCCAGCACCGAGCGGATGTGGTCCCGCTGGACGTCCACCAGTCGCTCGCTGCGCCTGCCGCTATGGGCGCGCGCCGCCGGCACGGGCACGACCAGGCGGCCGCCGTCCGACAGCACCATCGCGCGCTCGACGATGTTGCGCAACTCGCGGACGTTGCCGGGCCAGGAGTGCCGCTGGAGGGCCTCGATCGTCGCCGCCGCGATGGTCGGCGTCGGTCGCCCCAGTGCCTGAGCGATCTCGGCGACGAAGTGCGCCACGAGCGCAGGAATGTCGTCGGGGCGCTCGCGAAGCGGCGGCACCCGCACCGGGAAGACGTTCAGCCGATAGAACAGGTCCTCGCGGAACGCTCCCTCGGCCACCCGGGACTGGAGATCGTGGTGGGTCGCGGCGACGATCCGCACGTTCACCGGTATCCGAGCGGCGCTGCCAAGCCGCTCGATCGCTCGTTCCTCGAAGACCCGGAGCAACTTCACCTGCACTTCGGCCGGCAGGTCGCCGATCTCGTCGAGGAAGAGCGTCGACCCCTCGGCTGCCTCGAACCGCCCGATCTGCCGGGTCAGCGCATCGGTGAACGCTCCGCGCTCGTGGCCGAACAGTTCGCTCTCGATCAGCGTCGCCGGGATGGCGGCGCAGTTCACGCGCACCATGGGGCGATGGCGCCTCGCGCTCGACTGGTGAATCAGCTCCGCAAAACGCTCCTTGCCGGTGCCGGTCTCACCGAGCAACAGCACCGTCGAGTCGGTCTGCGCCACCTGCGCGATCAGCGTGCGCACCGCACAAAGGGCGTCGCTGCTGCCGACGATGGCGCGCGCGCCTGTCGCCGGCAGGGCGACCAGTGCGGCAGACCGGTCGGCGCCATGCGGGGCGATCGGCGTCGCACCGTCTGCACGGTCCAGAGTCGTGTCCATGTTGTCAGTCCCCTTGCCCTGTCGACCGGTCTCGCGATGATGTGCTGGTCATCGAGCACCTGACGTGCCCACCCTGTCGTTCAGCTCTCCCTGGGCCGACGAAGTCCCAGCCTGGCCATCCGGGTCTCGAGCGTCGTCGGCTTCAGCGCCAACCGCTCGGCCGCGCCTCCAGCGCCCCGGATGCGCCAGCGCGCACTCTCGAGCACGCTGTGGATGTGCGCACGCTCCACGTCCACCAGCCTGGCACTGCGCCGCGGCGTCGTCGGAGTGACGGCGGGAAGCGGGATCGTCAGTCGCCGCCCGGTCGCGACGATCATCGCGCGTTCGACCAGGTTGCGGAGCTCGCGCAGGTTGCCGGGCCAGTGGTACTGCTGGAGCGCCGCCAGGCAGTCCTGGTCGATCGCGTCGATGCGCTTGCCGAAGGCCCTGGAGAACTCCTCGACCATGTGCCACACCAGTGCGGGCACGTCCTCGGTCCGCTCTCGCAACGGCGGGACGTGGATCGGGAAGACGTTCAGCCGGTAGTACAGGTCTTCCCGGAACAGGCCGGCCTGGACGCGTTGTTCGAGGTTCCGGTGGGTGGCGGCGATGATGCGAGTGTCGACCGCGATCGGGCGCGAGCTGCCAAGTCGCTCGATGGTCCGCTCCTCGAGCACACGCAGCAGCTTGACCTGCACGTCGTGGGGCAGGTCGCCGATCTCGTCGAGGAAGATCGTGGACGTGTCGGCCAGCTCGAACCGACCTACCTGGCGGGCCAGGGCACCCGTGAACGCGCCCTTCTCGCGGCCGAACAGCTCGCATTCGATGAGGGTCGCCGGGATCGCGCCGCAGTTCACCCGGACCATCGCCCGGCCGCGCCGCGCGCTCTGCTCGTGGATCGCGGTGGCGAACAGCTCCTTGCCGGTGCCCGTCTCGCCGAGCAGGAGCACCGTGGAGTCGGTCGCGGCGACCTGCCGCGCCTGGTTGACGACCCGCTGGGCGACGGCGCTCTGGCCGATGATGCGGCTCGCACCCGAGTGCCGTCGACCCTCACGAGCCAGGGGCACGTGCTCGGTTGTCTCGTTCACCTCCCATGTCGGGTGGTCCACGCGCGCCGGGCGACCGGCCGCCCCGATGTGCAGGCGGTCGTTCAGGTCGGCCACCGACATCCGCGAGACGACGCCAGACTCGCCGGGCAGCGGCTCGAGGCGAACCTCGATGGCCAGGAGCGTGCCCTCACGGTGCCGCCCGAGCATCTCGCGCCGCGTCTCGACGGCCAGCCCGTCGGCGCCCGCGAGCGCCTGCCGGACGATCGATCCCATGCCTGGTGGGAACAGCAGATCGACCGGCCGGCCCACGAGTTCCTCGCGCGAGTAGCCGAACATTCGTCCGAGCGCCTCGCTGGCGTCGACGACCGTCCCGTCCGCGTGGGCCAGCAGCACCGGGGCCGGCGCGGTCGCCACCCCTGATGGTCGCTGCTCGAGCCGCTCCAGAGACCGCGGCAAGGCTACCGAGCCTTCTTGACACCGCTGAGCGTCATCGACTCGGCGCCGTAGTCCTCCACGACCAACGCCCCATTGGCGTGGCGCAGCTTGGCCGCCGGCGACAGCGTCCCGGTCCCCTGACCCGAGGCCGGGATCTCGAGGTCCGCCACCGCGAAGTCGTATCCCTCCCTGGGCTTGGCTCCGGGTAGTCCCGCCCCCAGGTGGAGGATGGGCCGATCGGTGACGATCGTCAGCAGTCGCCCCTTGTCGGTCGTCCGCTCGAGGGTCACTCGTGCGGGCGTGGCCTCGCCCTTGCCGATGCGAATCGAGCCGGTCGGCGGCACCCCGACGAGCGCCTTGCGCAGCGCCGCCGCGCCGCCCTTGGCGAAGGCCGACACCAGAGTCGCCACCTCGGATTCCGGCATCTTCCGGTCGATGACAATCGTCACCGGAGCAGAGGCGGCAGCCCCGGCGGCCGTCTTCACGGTCGCCGTCGCCGTGAAGGTCTCGCCGCCTTGCGCCTGCAGTCGCGCAGGCGTGCCCGTGAATGTCGTGAGAGCAACTGCCAGCGCCGCTCCCGCATAGCTCAGCCTTGTCATCTGGTGCCTCCTGATGGTCACGCTCCACGCCTCAAGCACCGTCCGTACCGCCGCGGTCGACGGGCGTGCGACGCCGTTCAGGGTGCGATCCGCGCCCAGTTCGTGCAGGAGGGGGCTTGCCGGCACCGGTTCGCGACTACGGTGGGCCGGAGGAGGTACGGAATGCCGGAGGCGGCGTCTGGCCCTCAGGGCAGCGGCGCCGATGGCGCGCGCGACGACCTAGCAGCCTCGCCGTCGATCAGACGATGCGGTGCCTGACCGCGTACTGGATCAGTTCGGCCGTCGACTTGACGTTGAGCTGCTCCATCATCCGGTACTTGTGGAACGCAATGGTGCTCGGCGTGAGGTCGAGCAGGCCGGCGACCTCCTTCATGGAGCGCCCCTCGGCCAGCAATTGCAGGATCTCGCGCTGCCGCTCGGTCAGTGGCGTCGCGTCGTGCTGCCCGCCAGAGTGCAGCAGTGTGCCGAGGAGGTTCTCGGTGATCAGCGGCGTGATGTAGGAGCGTCCGTTGAGCACTTCCTTCAGGGCTGCCAACAGTTCTGACCCCGCCGAGCGCTTGGACAGGTACGCCGACGCACCCGCCCGGAACGCTTCCGCGGCGATGTCGGGCTCTTCGTTCATCGAGACGAACACGATCTTTGCGTCGGGAGCGCGGTGCCTGATCTGACGTGCCGCGTCGAGCCCGTTCAGGAGCGGCATCGTCACGTCCAGCACGACGACGTCGGGCCTGAGCTGGGTGAACGCAACGACGAGGGCGCGCCCGTCCGAGACCTTGCCGACGACCTCGCAGTCCTTCGCGAGCATCTGCTCCAGGGCATCCAGAATCAGCGTGTGGTCGTCTGCGAGGAGGACTCGTGGTCTCGACATCGTCGTGTGGCCGGGGTGATCGCCGGCAGTGTCGCACGGTGCTCGCCGGCCAGCGGCGGCACCGACGAGAAGAGCCGGATTGCGGTGGACAAGTGATGTGTCAACCGGCCGCAGCCTCAGGGTCTGCGGGTCGGACCGGCGCGAGCACGCGAAGGGTGGTGCCGGCACCGCGCCGCGAGTGCAACTCCAGGTGCCCGCCGACGGCGTCGAGACGCTCGCGCATGCTCATCAGCCCGAGACCACTGCTCTGCACACTGTGCGGATCGAACCCGATTCCGTCGTCCTGCACCTCCAGGGTCATCTCGCCCTG from Luteitalea sp. TBR-22 includes:
- a CDS encoding HAMP domain-containing sensor histidine kinase; its protein translation is MTTEARSAAIGAIEVAVAHLADALEELDRIPVGDPSTSGLMAHALTSYLSVGNATLDLLADTLKEHPDPEVPIWIAGLRHLGNLMQHTLGRLLQVSPPGKFPLRFEAVDIARLMKRACDYYASGAERKRIGIVYRSADNVPPVWGDRVAIAVLADNLLSQALSHSREDGIVLVQLVTGPGGVVCSVCDAGHCHDRASDVRRPSAAALQEPPDDGASMFGLSIASELLGRMGGQLWFEAQAGGGACYSYRIPYASSESGTRFI
- a CDS encoding sigma-54-dependent Fis family transcriptional regulator codes for the protein MDTTLDRADGATPIAPHGADRSAALVALPATGARAIVGSSDALCAVRTLIAQVAQTDSTVLLLGETGTGKERFAELIHQSSARRHRPMVRVNCAAIPATLIESELFGHERGAFTDALTRQIGRFEAAEGSTLFLDEIGDLPAEVQVKLLRVFEERAIERLGSAARIPVNVRIVAATHHDLQSRVAEGAFREDLFYRLNVFPVRVPPLRERPDDIPALVAHFVAEIAQALGRPTPTIAAATIEALQRHSWPGNVRELRNIVERAMVLSDGGRLVVPVPAARAHSGRRSERLVDVQRDHIRSVLDSVNWRIRGTGGAAEQLGLPPTTLETRMARLGLFRPKVP
- a CDS encoding sigma-54-dependent Fis family transcriptional regulator — translated: MPRSLERLEQRPSGVATAPAPVLLAHADGTVVDASEALGRMFGYSREELVGRPVDLLFPPGMGSIVRQALAGADGLAVETRREMLGRHREGTLLAIEVRLEPLPGESGVVSRMSVADLNDRLHIGAAGRPARVDHPTWEVNETTEHVPLAREGRRHSGASRIIGQSAVAQRVVNQARQVAATDSTVLLLGETGTGKELFATAIHEQSARRGRAMVRVNCGAIPATLIECELFGREKGAFTGALARQVGRFELADTSTIFLDEIGDLPHDVQVKLLRVLEERTIERLGSSRPIAVDTRIIAATHRNLEQRVQAGLFREDLYYRLNVFPIHVPPLRERTEDVPALVWHMVEEFSRAFGKRIDAIDQDCLAALQQYHWPGNLRELRNLVERAMIVATGRRLTIPLPAVTPTTPRRSARLVDVERAHIHSVLESARWRIRGAGGAAERLALKPTTLETRMARLGLRRPRES
- a CDS encoding response regulator transcription factor, yielding MSRPRVLLADDHTLILDALEQMLAKDCEVVGKVSDGRALVVAFTQLRPDVVVLDVTMPLLNGLDAARQIRHRAPDAKIVFVSMNEEPDIAAEAFRAGASAYLSKRSAGSELLAALKEVLNGRSYITPLITENLLGTLLHSGGQHDATPLTERQREILQLLAEGRSMKEVAGLLDLTPSTIAFHKYRMMEQLNVKSTAELIQYAVRHRIV